A segment of the Leptospira andrefontaineae genome:
GCTACTATCCAAGCGGATATCGTAAAACAAAAATTACCTGAAACCAACTTAGGTGGATTCAGAGATCTGAAATTCGGTAAAAAAGATGATAAGATGTATACTGATCTTTCTTCCGAGCATCCGATCGATATGGCGAGATACCAAGTAGCAAACTGTTATATGGGTAAAATTGGTCTGATCAACTCAGGTGGACCTTCCGGTTCTAATGATTTGGGTGACGCAGTAAAAGCTGCAGTTATCAACAAAAGAGCTGGTGGAATGGGACTTATCTCCGGAAGAAAAGCATTCCAAAAGCCTATGAAAGACGGAGTTGCATTGTTAAACGCGATCCAAGACGTATATTTGTCAAAGGACGTAACAATCGCATAAGAGCCTCTGGCTCTTGACGCTCGCGTAAGCGGACTTCAAACATAGATCATTTTTCCGGTACAAAAAAACAAAATCGGAAAAATTCGAGGGGGAAAGCGGATTCACGTAAGTGAACGCTTTCCTTTTTTTATTTGCACATATATTATAATAAAGAGGCTCTTATGGAGATCAAAAAAGGTTTTGCAGATGCGATCGGGAATACTCCTCTCATCCGTTTGAATTATTATTCTAACCTAACAGGTTGTGAAATTTTAGGAAAGGCTGAATTCTTAAATCCTGGAGGTTCCGTTAAGGACAGGGCTGCGTTATTTATCATTGAAGAGGCGGAGAAGAAGGGACTCTTAAAACCGGGTGGCACAGTAGTCGAAGGCACTGCTGGAAATACAGGGATCGGTCTTGTGCATATCTGCAATGCGAAAGGGTATAAATGTTTGATCGTGATCCCTGATACACAATCCAAAGAAAAAATAGATCTTCTTAGAACACTTGGTGCAGAAGTAAGAACAGTTCCTGCAGTTCCTTATAAAGATCCTGGAAACTATGTAAAAGTTTCCGCTCGTATTGCGGAAGAAACTCCAAATTCTATTTGGGCAAATCAATTCGACAATGTGGCAAATCGTTTGGCGCATTATCATACCACAGGACCGGAGATCTGGAGACAAACAGAAGGTAAGGTTGACGCTTGGCTCGCATCTTTAGGAACTGGTGGAACATTCAGCGGGACCGCTATGTTCTTAAAAGAAAAAAATCCTAAGATCAAAACGATTGCTGCAGAACCTTATGGATCAGCAATTTATAATTTCGTAAAGAAAGGAGAACTTAGCGCAGAAGGAAATTCTTTCACGGAAGGAATAGGTAACGGAAGAATTACCGAAAACATGAAAGATGCACCGTTCGACGATGCGATCCGAGTCACAGACGCAGAATGTTTAGAGTATATTTATACACTTCTCCGCAAAGACGGATTGTTTGTAGGTGGATCTAGCGGGATCAATGTGGGAGCTGCCGTAAAACTTGCCAAAGAGTTAGGACCAGGACATACCATAGTCACAATTCTGGCAGACAGTGGGGCAAGATACCAGTCCAGGTTATATGACCAGGACTGGTTGAAATCGAAAGGATATTCTATTCCGGAAGTTTAGAAGGTACTTACATATCTCAGGTCGGTGCGGTATTCCCAAAGATTACTCGCGCCACCTGCAGCGATAGGCATATAATTACTTTTAAAATTGAATCCTTCTTTCACTGCTTCTCCGGAAGGAGTTTGGATAATATTATGAGTGGCCCATTTCTGGCCTAAGAAGTAACTCTGAGCTAACTGAATTAAATATAAACCAACACCCATATAAAGTCCCGTTCTGCTATAGGTCTCGTATTGGCTTTCTTTGCTTTTGAATGAGTTATATTCTGAAATACTGTCCGATTGCTGTTTAGTTACTAAAACAGAAGCACCAGTAATACCTGAACCTTGGATCTGTGCATAAGTAACTGGATCTTCGAATAAAATTTTACTCAGACGATTCTCAGCTTTATTATGCTGCTCCGTTGCAGCTTGGCTTCCTCCGATCGCAACAACGATAGAAAGACCGATAGCTATCTGATAGGCTCTCGCATAATTATCATGTTTCATTGTGGAAAGTCCCCAACCTGGTAGGATTGCGGATTTCCAAACAGGCTCCCAAGGGTTTCTGTTTGCGGAAATATATTCTTCCCAACTAGAATCTTGTTCGTCTATATACTTCTCAATCAATGCTAGACGCTTTTGGACCGCCTTATAGCTGTTCTCCTTGATCATTTGTTCCAGGAGAATAGTGTCCAATTGTTCTTCTTTTTCAGGTTTTTTGCCGTCTTTGTTCAGTTTCTTTTTTTCAGTGTCGAATAATTTTGCAAGTTCCGCCTCATCCTTAATATCTTTGAAGATGATCTTTAAGATTTGGGACTTAGCTAAGGTCTGTCTTTTGGTTTCTTTCAGAATTGTAACAGTGTCTGTAGATTGATCGATTACAGTTCCGTAGGTTTTTTCACCGTTTTTTAAAAGGATCGTTTCTGCCGAAAGCTGGCCGAATGCGATCGTAAGGAGGATAACGGATGCTGATAAGGACTTTGGTCCTGATAGAATTAAGCGGAGATTTTTCATTCGAATTCCTATTCGGTCTTTTGAACTTTTCTCCCTTTGTCACCTTCGTAAGGCCGCCGAGTCAACGTAAAAACTTGACTTCTGTTTTTGAATTCAGGGATTTTTCCTTGCCTTGAAAACTAATTTTGGAGATAAAATAGGTATGATGAAATTTCGAACTCTGATCTTGGTTTTTGCCTTTAGTTATCTCTGTTCGATCGCGACTTCGGTTTTGGGAGTTTCTCCCGAACCTCCTAAGGATACCAAAAGCCAAGAAGGTTTGCCGAAAAAAGAAAAACCTTCTAAGACCCAAGGTTGCTGCCGGATCAAGTACGAGGGGGGAGGGATAGATTATTTCCCTTCTACCGAGGAAGAATGTGTGGCCAAGTCAGGCTTCCAAAGTTTCGAAAAAAATTCGGCTCTATGCTTTCAGTCCCTCTGGGATTAGGATTTTACTTTTTCTCTAAGTCCTCTTCCGATTCGAATTCCTCGGCTTCCTTTTCCGATTTTTTTGAAGAATCTCTCCATTCGGGAATTTCAAAAGAAATAGAAGTGGTAATTGCGTAATCATAAAGACGGATTTCGGGATCTCGTATCAATGGAAGACGGCCTGCAATCGTTAAATAAGTACCTTTCGTAAGAGTATAATTAAAACCTAAACTAGCTTCCTTGAACGCCTTAGGGAATTTTTTTTGGGTTTCTGAATTTTCTTCCAAAAGACTACCGCCACCTATCACGTTCACATAAGGAGTTCTGTATAATAATCCGCCGAAAACGCTAAAGTCTTTGGACCAAAAATAAGTAACGTAGGCAAACCATTGAGTGATCTTTTGGATCTCAGGAGGTTTCTCTGTGTTTTGGGTTGTAGAACTTTGTGCCCAATAGGGAAGTCCCGACTGAGTATCCAAATTTGCATGATCCTTTGAAAGAGGAAAGATCCCGGAACCTCTGACTACAAATAGGAACTGTTTCCAAGTGGCACCTAAGGTAAGATTCGCGATCCCTGAATAATAATCTCCACCCGCAAATTTATCAGTATCTGCACCGGATGGAAAACCAAGTCTACCTTCTAAAATAATGAAGAACGGCCAGCCTGTATCGATCAACGGATTCCATTTTGCTCCTACGAATGCCTTACCGTAACGAGCAGCATCACTCCTATCCTTCTGCTCATAATAAGTCCAAGGAGCACTGAAGTTTGCAGCGAATTTACCACCGGCAAAATTGAACTCACCGAACACAGTAGTCGTATGAAGATTAGAATTATCTATTGTTCCTTTTTGAAAATCTTGGGTGATCAAAAAATAATCGGATGGTTTCTCTCTTTTGCCCGTAAAAGGATCCACGAATCTGGTAGAAGAGATCATATTCTGACCTTCTCCCGCATGATGGGCAAAAATTTCCCCGCCTAAAAAGAGAAAGATTAAAAATGCAAAAAGCCTTATTAAAATCAAAAGAGTTCGTTTTTGGAATATTAGAAACATGAATATAATACCAAGACCTGGCCGCTTGTTTCCAGGTTCTCCCGGATTTCGGAGTAAAGAGTTGTGTTTTGAAAATCGTTGATTGTGAT
Coding sequences within it:
- a CDS encoding cysteine synthase A, whose protein sequence is MEIKKGFADAIGNTPLIRLNYYSNLTGCEILGKAEFLNPGGSVKDRAALFIIEEAEKKGLLKPGGTVVEGTAGNTGIGLVHICNAKGYKCLIVIPDTQSKEKIDLLRTLGAEVRTVPAVPYKDPGNYVKVSARIAEETPNSIWANQFDNVANRLAHYHTTGPEIWRQTEGKVDAWLASLGTGGTFSGTAMFLKEKNPKIKTIAAEPYGSAIYNFVKKGELSAEGNSFTEGIGNGRITENMKDAPFDDAIRVTDAECLEYIYTLLRKDGLFVGGSSGINVGAAVKLAKELGPGHTIVTILADSGARYQSRLYDQDWLKSKGYSIPEV
- a CDS encoding LA_0442/LA_0875 N-terminal domain-containing protein, whose translation is MKNLRLILSGPKSLSASVILLTIAFGQLSAETILLKNGEKTYGTVIDQSTDTVTILKETKRQTLAKSQILKIIFKDIKDEAELAKLFDTEKKKLNKDGKKPEKEEQLDTILLEQMIKENSYKAVQKRLALIEKYIDEQDSSWEEYISANRNPWEPVWKSAILPGWGLSTMKHDNYARAYQIAIGLSIVVAIGGSQAATEQHNKAENRLSKILFEDPVTYAQIQGSGITGASVLVTKQQSDSISEYNSFKSKESQYETYSRTGLYMGVGLYLIQLAQSYFLGQKWATHNIIQTPSGEAVKEGFNFKSNYMPIAAGGASNLWEYRTDLRYVSTF
- a CDS encoding LIC_11321 family protein; this translates as MMKFRTLILVFAFSYLCSIATSVLGVSPEPPKDTKSQEGLPKKEKPSKTQGCCRIKYEGGGIDYFPSTEEECVAKSGFQSFEKNSALCFQSLWD
- a CDS encoding LIC11086 family outer membrane transporter, whose protein sequence is MFLIFQKRTLLILIRLFAFLIFLFLGGEIFAHHAGEGQNMISSTRFVDPFTGKREKPSDYFLITQDFQKGTIDNSNLHTTTVFGEFNFAGGKFAANFSAPWTYYEQKDRSDAARYGKAFVGAKWNPLIDTGWPFFIILEGRLGFPSGADTDKFAGGDYYSGIANLTLGATWKQFLFVVRGSGIFPLSKDHANLDTQSGLPYWAQSSTTQNTEKPPEIQKITQWFAYVTYFWSKDFSVFGGLLYRTPYVNVIGGGSLLEENSETQKKFPKAFKEASLGFNYTLTKGTYLTIAGRLPLIRDPEIRLYDYAITTSISFEIPEWRDSSKKSEKEAEEFESEEDLEKK